The Parambassis ranga chromosome 14, fParRan2.1, whole genome shotgun sequence genome includes a window with the following:
- the LOC114446419 gene encoding arachidonate 15-lipoxygenase B encodes MTSRQEFEVTVHTSAGATCGTFCRLWLSLIGSEGETASVLVNDGDRRLLPGSTCRVQVRADGPLGRMVLVRLRLEARAGFPNLDWHCSRVEVCRMDKNPETQVFLCDRWLRTADGDVELRSRKLCLLQDETEETLKQLRLQQLHHRQKLFRWRTFIEGAPHCVDLDSLAELGPNLSYTHMSPPINMHYLKGFTGRAQSWTGFSELDTVFAHSGHQNETARFVRAHWMEDWYFGYQCLNGCNPLLLRQTRVLPPNLAVTSDMLDPFLPNHSSLQQELQTGNLFLLDYEVLDALPANVVNGKQTHLSAPLCLCHLNQRGQLLPIAIQLQQTPGPQNPVFLPSDPGCDWLLAKIWVRSADFQCHQLVSHYLRTHMMGELCCVATLRQLPEAHPLYQLLMSHVKTSVQINLQARASLLAADGVFDKAVGAGLKTVPGLLSRASARIHYRSLCVPDDLEDRGVDRLPQSYYAQDALRIWDTLHRFVLGWVDLYYRGDQEVQNDSELQQWIADINTHGFRQDSGFPQTFTSRAELSKFVTMVIFSCSALHSAVNFSQLDFALWVPNYPPSMLRPPPQVKGAVTEEDIVSFLPDVNSTCRVLMALTMLSQPSVEFVPLCHYKEAIFRDDAHRQLVEEVQAQLKAISDDITERNSRLELPYPYLCPGRIENSVAI; translated from the exons ATGACGTCCCGTCAGGAGTTCGAGGTCACAGTTCACACCTCAGCTGGTGCCACCTGTGGAACCTTCTGCCGCCTGTGGCTCAGCCTGATTGGCTCAGAGGGTGAGACTGCGTCCGTCCTGGTGAATGACGGGGACCGTCGCCTCCTTCCTGGATCT ACGTGTCGGGTCCAGGTCCGTGCCGACGGCCCTCTGGGTCGGATGGTTCTGGTCCGACTCAGGCTGGAGGCTCGGGCTGGGTTCCCCAACCTGGACTGGCACTGCAGCAGGGTGGAGGTCTGCAGGATGGATAAGAATCCAGAAACCCAGGTGTTCCTGTGCGACAGGTGGCTGCGAACAGCCGATGGCGACGTGGAGCTCCGCAGCAGGAAGT tgtgtctgctgcaggatGAGACGGAGGAGACGCTGAAGCAGCTGCGACTCCAACAGCTGCACCATCGACAGAAGCTCTTCAG GTGGCGCACGTTCATCGAAGGCGCTCCGCATTGTGTCGACCTGGACAGTCTGGCAGAACTCGGACCGAacctcagctacacacacatGAG TCCGCCCATAAACATGCACTACCTGAAGGGCTTCACTGGCCGAGCCCAGTCCTGGACAGGTTTCTCTGAGCTGGACACCGTTTTTGCCCACAGTGGACACCAGAATGAGACAGCCA GGTTCGTCAGGGCTCACTGGATGGAGGACTGGTATTTTGGGTATCAGTGTCTGAACGGCTGCAACCCCCTGCTGCTGCGCCAGACCCGGGTCCTACCTCCAAACCTGGCCGTCACCTCAGACATGCTGGACCCCTTCCTGCCGAACCACTCCTCCCttcagcaggagctgcag ACAGGGAACCTCTTCCTGTTGGACTATGAGGTTCTGGACGCTCTTCCAGCCAACGTGGTCAACGGGAAGCAGACGCACCTGTCGGCCCCGCTCTGCCTTTGTCACCTGAACCAGCGCGGTCAGCTGCTGCCCATCGCCATCCAG ctgcagcagactcCCGGTCCTCAGAACCCGGTCTTCCTGCCCTCTGACCCcggctgtgattggctgctggcGAAGATTTGGGTCCGCAGTGCAGACTTTCAGTGTCACCAGCTGGTCTCTCATTACCTGAGGACGCACATGATGGGGGAGCTGTGCTGCGTGGCCACACTGAGACAGCTGCCAGAGGCCCACCCACTGtaccag TTGCTGATGTCACATGTCAAGACGTCGGTGCAGATCAACTTGCAGGCCCGAGCGTCGCTGCTGGCTGCAGACGGGGTGTTCGATAAG GCAGTGGGTGCTGGACTGAAGACTGTACCCGGCCTTCTCTCCCGGGCATCAGCAAGGATTCACTACCGATCCCTGTGCGTCCCCGACGACCTGGAGGACCGCGGTGTGGACAGACTGCCGCAGAGCTACTACGCTCAGGACGCACTGAGGATCTGGGACACACTGCACAG gttcgTGTTAGGTTGGGTGGATCTGTATTACCGTGGAGACCAGGAGGTGCAGAATGACTCCGAGCTTCAGCAATGGATCGCTGACATCAACACACACGGCTTCAGACAggactcag gctTCCCTCAGACCTTCACTTCCAGAGCAGAACTGTCCAAGTTTGTCACCATGGTCATCTTCTCCTGTTCAGCTCTGCACTCCGCTGTTAACTTCTCCCAG CTGGACTTTGCGCTGTGGGTGCCGAACTATCCGCCCTCCATGTTGCGCCCTCCTCCACAGGTTAAGGGCGCTGTGACGGAGGAAGACATCGTGTCTTTCCTGCCAGACGTGAACTCCACCTGTCGTGTCCTGATGGCGCTGACCATGCTGTCGCAGCCCTCTGTCGAGTTT GTTCCTCTGTGTCACTACAAGGAAGCCATCTTCAGAGACGACGCCCACCGCcagctggtggaggaggtgcaggCTCAACTCAAGGCcatctctgatgacatcacggAGCGTAACAGCCGGCTGGAGCTGCCTTACCCATACCTCTGCCCGGGGCGCATCGAGAACAGCGTCGCCATCTAG